From a region of the Helianthus annuus cultivar XRQ/B chromosome 5, HanXRQr2.0-SUNRISE, whole genome shotgun sequence genome:
- the LOC118492056 gene encoding protein FAR1-RELATED SEQUENCE 5-like, translated as MVINRMTDKKKYLADYSFEYSVDDGKRLTGLFWADGLCKLNYIEFGDVISFDATFKTNRYKMVFVPFTGIDNHCRNVTVSAGLLASESIESYKWLLDSFLKSFGRQPNVVVTDQDPAMKQTIEEVFPISRHRLCMWHIMKKVADKQLEIHGTISECLPMDTKVEGPRIRILLKDFKAHGDGLLEGKKKMKGVQIKNGGRDKDNEVEDDEEEDDFEDYSSDDVSEEEDQWEEVSEDDEDE; from the exons ATGGTAATAAATAGGATGACTGACAAAAAAAAGTATTTAGCTGATTATTCGTTTGAATACTCTGTTGATGATGGCAAACGGTTAACTGGTTTGTTCTGGGCTGATGGTTTATGCAAGCTTAACTATATTGAATTTGGGGATGTGATATCGTTCGAtgcaactttcaagacaaacag gtacaagatggtgtttgttccgttCACTGGCATTGACAACCACTGTCGAAATGTAACAGTTTCAGCTGGGTTGCTGGCATCGGAGAGTattgaatcatataaatggcttctGGATTCATTTTTAAAGTCATTTGGTCGGCAACCAAATGTCGTAGTGACGGATCAAGACCCTGCTATGAAACAGACTATTGAGGAGGTTTTCCCTATTAGCAGACACAgattgtgcatgtggcacataatgaaaaaagtggcagataag CAATTAGAGATACATGGAACAATTTCCGAATGTTTGCCGATGGACACCAAAGTTGAAGGTCCACGTATCAGAATATTGTTGAAGGACTTTAAAGCACATGGCGATGGTTTATTGGAG ggaaaaaagaagatgaagggtgtCCAGATTAAAAATGGTGGGAGAGACAAAGACAACGAGGTTGAAGACGACGAAGAGGAAGATGACTTTGAAGATTACAGTAGTGATGATGtatctgaagaagaagatcagtgggaAGAGGTGTCTGAAGATGACGAGGATGAGTAG
- the LOC110939762 gene encoding uncharacterized protein LOC110939762 has protein sequence MHHIHNHITDKEKWVQHLVVSVSSSILILFIETTMNALKLCKTTSYHSSLLSKYSSDAQIKNLNKYASVRTSTRTHDFVLRASVDGQEDKPTSERRSFLTLEEAGMVEMSGLSSHEGFLCRLTISSLNLLRVIGEQEGCSIEELNAGKVCDWFLKDKLKREQNMDPVLQWDESDFLL, from the exons ATGCACCACATACACAACCACATAACTGATAAGGAAAAATGGGTACAACATCTAGTAGTTAGTGTGTCATCTTCAATTCTTATTTTATTCATTGAAACCACAATGAATGCACTTAAACTTTGCAAAACTACTAGTTATCATTCATCACTACTCTCTAAATATTCAAGTGATGCTCAAATAAAAAATCTAAATAAGTATGCGAGTGTTAGAACTAGTACAAGAACACATGACTTTGTATTGAGAGCTAGTGTTGATGGACAAGAAGATAAACCGACCTCGGAGAGACGAAGCTTCTTGACCCTAGAAGAAGCCGGCATGGTTGAAATGTCCGGGTTGAGCTCTCATGAAGGGTTTTTATGTCGTTTAACG ATCTCGTCGCTAAATCTTTTGAGAGTGATAGGAGAGCAAGAAGGGTGTAGTATTGAAGAACTAAATGCAGGGAAGGTGTGTGATTGGTTTCTGAAAGACAAACTCAAAAGAGAGCAGAACATGGATCCTGTTCTTCAATGGGATGAATCTGATTTCCTACTATAA